From a region of the Sporosarcina ureilytica genome:
- a CDS encoding branched-chain amino acid ABC transporter permease: MNKSLALVASILALLVIFPVFIESQYIMHISILILYYSLVSQAWNILSGYSGQFSFGHAVFFGTGAYTSSILLTKYAMTPWIGMLIGAAFAVIIGLVIGFLSFRYKLRGAYFALGTLAFAEMLRIIVQNLEFFNKTLGILITINPDPLMFQFESRMGYYYTILIFSILATMLVFYISRSRLGFNLVAIRENEEAAQSLGVNTFKNKMIAIAISAAITALGGTFYAQYILYIEPPTTFGNDVSVAILLPAIIGGMGTVFGPFVGALVLVPLGEITAHLFGGFAGAHLMAYGVILIVVILYLPGGIVGWILERLKIRGIKKM, encoded by the coding sequence ATGAATAAATCCTTGGCATTAGTTGCGTCTATACTTGCCCTCTTGGTAATATTCCCCGTATTCATCGAGAGCCAGTATATAATGCATATTTCAATTCTAATTTTATATTATTCACTTGTAAGCCAAGCTTGGAATATCTTAAGTGGCTATTCAGGACAGTTTTCATTTGGTCATGCGGTATTTTTTGGTACAGGTGCGTATACTTCATCCATCTTATTAACCAAGTATGCTATGACACCTTGGATTGGAATGCTTATAGGGGCGGCTTTTGCAGTTATTATAGGACTAGTTATTGGTTTCTTATCTTTTCGATATAAATTACGAGGTGCATATTTTGCGTTAGGGACGTTGGCTTTTGCTGAAATGTTGAGGATTATTGTTCAAAACTTAGAGTTTTTTAATAAAACTCTTGGAATCTTAATTACAATTAATCCGGATCCATTGATGTTTCAATTCGAATCAAGAATGGGATATTATTACACTATTTTAATCTTTTCAATACTAGCTACTATGCTTGTGTTTTATATTAGTCGGTCAAGATTGGGTTTTAACCTGGTGGCTATAAGGGAGAATGAGGAAGCGGCCCAATCTTTAGGTGTTAACACATTCAAAAACAAAATGATTGCAATCGCCATAAGTGCAGCTATTACAGCTCTTGGTGGAACATTCTATGCACAATATATACTTTACATTGAACCACCGACTACATTTGGAAATGATGTTTCTGTAGCGATTTTATTGCCAGCTATTATTGGAGGGATGGGAACTGTATTTGGACCTTTTGTCGGTGCATTAGTATTGGTTCCTTTGGGAGAGATAACTGCGCATCTATTTGGTGGCTTTGCGGGAGCGCATTTAATGGCTTATGGAGTAATTCTAATTGTAGTTATTCTTTATTTACCTGGAGGGATAGTCGGTTGGATTTTAGAACGACTGAAAATCAGGGGAATAAAGAAAATGTGA